The stretch of DNA CGGTACCGATTACATCTGCGTTCCCGCCAAGCAGTGCCGTAATCGCTTCACCACCCCCATCATAGGAAACGTATTTAACTTTTGTTGGATCCACCCCATATTTATAAGCCGGGAGAATGGAAATTAAATGGTCCATGGATCCTGGAGCAGAACCACCTGCAAATGTTAGTTTACTAGGATCTTTCTTTACCTCTTCCAAAACTGATTTTAAGTCTGTGAATTTGGAATCCGCTTTTACAACAATTGCCCCGAAATCTTTTGTCAGTTGCGCCAATGGCGTTGTATTTTTAAAGCCATATGGACTGTTTCCTTCTTTTTTCAGATTGTTAATAACAATCGGTGGTGAATTGACAAAGAGCATGTTATTATTTTCAACTTGTTGAGTAGCGTATTCAGCCATAAAGACAGCACCGCCGCCACCTGGCTTATTCTCTACTGTTAAAGGCTGTTCGACCACTTTCATTTCACTTAGCACTTTTGTAAACGCGCGTGCGGTTAAATCCCAGCCACCCCCTGCCCCTGATGGTGCCACGACTGTAATTGCTTTCGTAGGATAGCCAGTACTTTCTTCCTTCTTACCTGGGCTTGCTGTTTCTTTACTGCTGCTACAAGCACCAAGGCTTAATGCCAATGCTCCTGCACATAATACTGCTGAAACTTTTTTAATAGAAAACATTTTTATTCCCCCTTGTAAACGTTTTCTTAATTTTACAAAATTTTTGACTATTTTATAGATTATACATTTAAACAGCATTAAAAACGTATTAACCATTTTGTTCATTTTGTTCACGAAAAGGGAAATCTCCATATAAAAAAGCTTGTAGACTTAGAATTTTGTCTACAAGCTAAAAAGGTTGTTTAATATTCTTATTTATTAAAGCTTACAGCTATTTTTGCCCCAACCACTGCGTTATTTTTTACTAAAGCAATGTTTGCATCCAAGCTTTTTCCTTCTGTTAACTCTTTTACTTTTCCTAGTAAAAATGGTGTTACATTCTTACCAGAGATATGTTTTTCTTCTGCCTCTTTTAATGCAGATTCAATGACATTCGTAATAACTTTCTCATCCATCGCAAATTCTTCAGGAATTGGGTTGGCAATAACGGCTCCACCTTTTAGGTTTAGATCCCATTTAACTTTTAAAGTAGAAGCGATTGTTTCTACATCGTCTGCACGGACGTTTACTTCGAATTCACTTTTACGCGTATAGAAGGCAGGAAGGACATCGGTTTGATAGCCAATGACTGGTACGCCTTTTGTTTCAAGATATTCCATCGTTAAACCTAAGTCTAAGATTGATTTCGCTCCGGCACAAATGACAGCTACGTTGGTTTGTCCTAATTCTTCAAGGTCCGCTGAGATATCCATCGTGTTCTCTGCTCCTCTGTGTGCACCGCCAATTCCACCGGTTACAAAGATATGAATTCCAGCTGCTTCTGCACAAATCATCGTTGCAGCAACCGTAGTTGCACCCAATTTCTTTGTCGCAATTAAATAAGCTAAATCACGTCTAGAGGCTTTTGCTACATCTGAACTTTTACCGAACATTTCTAATTCTTCTTCGGATAG from Neobacillus sp. CF12 encodes:
- a CDS encoding tripartite tricarboxylate transporter substrate binding protein, with translation MFSIKKVSAVLCAGALALSLGACSSSKETASPGKKEESTGYPTKAITVVAPSGAGGGWDLTARAFTKVLSEMKVVEQPLTVENKPGGGGAVFMAEYATQQVENNNMLFVNSPPIVINNLKKEGNSPYGFKNTTPLAQLTKDFGAIVVKADSKFTDLKSVLEEVKKDPSKLTFAGGSAPGSMDHLISILPAYKYGVDPTKVKYVSYDGGGEAITALLGGNADVIGTDASSVKEFLKAGKVRVLAITSDERLAGDFKDVPTAKEQGVDAEFTIWRGVFGPEKMSKEAKTYWEQAIDKLVNSPEWKKEVETQGWELEYRNSSDFKKFLEEQESQVQQLLTALGMQK
- a CDS encoding pseudouridine-5'-phosphate glycosidase, with the protein product MNQYIELSEEVRIAKEQGQPIVALESTIISHGMPYPQNVQTAREVEQIIRDNGAVPATIAIVDGKIKIGLSEEELEMFGKSSDVAKASRRDLAYLIATKKLGATTVAATMICAEAAGIHIFVTGGIGGAHRGAENTMDISADLEELGQTNVAVICAGAKSILDLGLTMEYLETKGVPVIGYQTDVLPAFYTRKSEFEVNVRADDVETIASTLKVKWDLNLKGGAVIANPIPEEFAMDEKVITNVIESALKEAEEKHISGKNVTPFLLGKVKELTEGKSLDANIALVKNNAVVGAKIAVSFNK